The DNA segment ATTTGTTCTAATTAGAACATTAAGGATTTATGGCCACTAGCGAGCCTTGACAACTATCTTCTGCCAGCTGGGCGCTTCCTTCTCCACCCACATGAACTTTCTCTGAAGCGCGCTGGTATAGATCTTCTTCCAGTCAAGACCAACGTGATCTGCCCACGACTTGATAACCCTTGGGTCTATGTAGTTGCGTAGCGATGTTCCTAGGTTGTAGTCCTTTGTGGCCTCTGCCAACTTGAGCTGCAACTCGGCTTTCTCCTTCCTCTCCTTCAGCTTTTCGACCTGCTTTTCTGTTTTGGGCCTGCTCTCTTCCAGCTTCTTAACCCTCTCACGCTTCTTCTCCAACATCTGCTCAAAATTCTTAGCCGGTGCCTTTTTGTGGTTACATGCTATTGCTGCCTGCAGGTTGGCCATCTTGGCATGGTATATCTTCACAAACTCGGAACTCTTTGCAATCTTCCCGTTAACGCCTGAAAGATAGTTTCTAACTATTTCTGTAGCCAAGTAGGTTCTGAACACCTTTGCGCTCAACCCAGGCACTATGCTGCTCAGAAAAGTGTTTACATGCCTTGAGGTTATGCCCGAAAATATGAGTTCATCAGGCTTCTTCCCACTTACAAATGCCTTCATATTTTCATACACTGTTCTATCTCTCCCATTCAGCTCTATGCTCTTCTGCCACCTAACGCTGTCCTTACCTAGGAAATCAAACTCTATTGCTTGGCCATTCAATTTTATATGCTCTACACGCAGCGTCGTTGCGCCAACGGTATCCGCTTCGTCAGGGTCCTTCTCGTCACCTACCCTCATTGCAAGTTTGTAGATGAGGTAGCACACGGTTGCAATCTTTCGTTCCTTCTCGTCCCTTGACTCCATTGCATCATAGATCTTGTTAACTACCTTACTGATCTGCTGGGCAAGTTTGCTGGCCTTGTCGTACTTGGCCTTGTCACGCTCCTGCCGCAGCGTTGCAGCATCGGAAAGCCAGACATACTTCTCCTTTCCTGTTAGCCTGTCTACCCATCTGGCGAGCCACATGGAATCATGATCATGCACTATCTTGCCCCAGTCTCCATCCGGTACCTTTGCATCTTCTCCAAGGTTCAATGTAATATCTTTAGGGTGAACCCTTGGCTTCCACTTGCCACGCAACGGGTGCTTTCCCCTTCCCATGAATATCCCTGGTGGTTCGACCATCCAGTTAGCAATATCAAATGGCTGACCATCAACCTTGGCTGTGCCGTACTTGGCCTTCAATTCCTCCCTAACCTTCTTCCTCTCCGCGGCACGCTTCTTCTTCGTATCCTTGTCCAAAACTGCATTCTTCTCCTTATCGACCCATGCATAGATCTCGCCAAAGTCAATATCGTTTATCTTAGCATCATGCAATTCCTCTGGGAATAGCTTAAGGAAGTCCTTGACAAAGTTCTCAGCAAAAACAGGGTCCTGAACATACGGGGTATCTTTCTTCTTGGCCCAGGCGACAGCCATCTCCTCCTGCTCTGCATTAAGGGCTATGGTCTTGCCTCTGATCCTTATCTTGAATCCCCTAGGCTCGTACGCTGGAGGGAATGCAACTCCATTGTGTTCTA comes from the Nitrososphaerales archaeon genome and includes:
- a CDS encoding DNA topoisomerase I, translating into MKWKTLEHNGVAFPPAYEPRGFKIRIRGKTIALNAEQEEMAVAWAKKKDTPYVQDPVFAENFVKDFLKLFPEELHDAKINDIDFGEIYAWVDKEKNAVLDKDTKKKRAAERKKVREELKAKYGTAKVDGQPFDIANWMVEPPGIFMGRGKHPLRGKWKPRVHPKDITLNLGEDAKVPDGDWGKIVHDHDSMWLARWVDRLTGKEKYVWLSDAATLRQERDKAKYDKASKLAQQISKVVNKIYDAMESRDEKERKIATVCYLIYKLAMRVGDEKDPDEADTVGATTLRVEHIKLNGQAIEFDFLGKDSVRWQKSIELNGRDRTVYENMKAFVSGKKPDELIFSGITSRHVNTFLSSIVPGLSAKVFRTYLATEIVRNYLSGVNGKIAKSSEFVKIYHAKMANLQAAIACNHKKAPAKNFEQMLEKKRERVKKLEESRPKTEKQVEKLKERKEKAELQLKLAEATKDYNLGTSLRNYIDPRVIKSWADHVGLDWKKIYTSALQRKFMWVEKEAPSWQKIVVKAR